Genomic segment of Panicum virgatum strain AP13 chromosome 2K, P.virgatum_v5, whole genome shotgun sequence:
GAATATCACCAAAGGTAATGCTGTAACTGCTActaaataattttaattttgGCTTCTCTGAATTTCTAGGCAATTGGTGTGTTCTACATTTTTTTTACAGGCTGATGTGTGCTACGATGAGTGTCTATATCTCCCTCAACACCAGGTAATGTTTGCTTTATTCTTTCAGTCTGAATTCTTGCAGATTAAATCAAAGCATTATCTTTTTCTGCTTTGCTCTAAAGTATATTTCCTGAATGAATATGTTTAATTGATTTTGTATAAGTAGTTTTCTTCGAAGTATTCAAGTGTTAAGTGACATAATTATTTTCAGTTTCTTCGAGGGAGGACCTTCTGTAACCAGTGCTGCTCCCTTGCTTGCTGTAATTTTGTGAAACAGATTTGTTATTGCCCCATGGTGGTGGTATTTTCTTGCATGTGTTGCAATCAGTCGCAGGAGTCCCCATCATTACAAGCTGCATTCTATGAACCTGAACCTTAATATTGAATGATCCAAATGTTGGAGGATTCAATCCCGTTTTAGGCAAACTGAAACTCCTTCTAGGTGGACATAATGAAAATTAGAACAAGTTCTAATATTTGAGTCTATACTAAATTGTTCAGTTAGCGCTACCAGAAAAAGATATTGAACCTTACAACATATATCTGTTTGCACTAGGTATCCCTGTAAACATTGAACAAAGTCACTGGTACTTAGCAGTCATAAATGCCAAGAAACGTGTTATTAATTCATTGGGATTAGTGCATCGTGATGAACTAATAATATATGCTGTAAGTATTATAGTTATATATTCCCTATACTACCAATTCCCTATACTATCAGTCATTCAGGGTCTTATTCTTATAAAGTGACCCTCGCTATTTTTGACAGGTTCATGGGCTGCAGAGATAGATTGATATAACAAGCCATTCGTTGGTGGTTATTAGAAGCATCCCAAAAGCGTCCCATCACCAATTTGGGAAAATCATACAAATATGAAAGGGTAGTTTATCCTTACCAACTGGATCTTGTTGCACCCGGTAACAAACATGCATAAACCATTTCTCGAAATATGTAATTATGAGTTACATAGGTTATAAAGATTGCAGGGTTCAAGTGGCCTAACCTAAAGGTTAAGTCATGGCCTATTGGTGTACATAGAAGTTGAGGGAGAAGTATGGATGGATCTCTCCCACATATTGTCATGTCTTGCATGGTGGTGTTGCACCAATTAGGCAATGTTTTAAATTCTTGTATCAataaggaaaaagtctaaattactcccctcaactatagccaaagtctggataaccccctaaactattgttagtttggttcattttacccccaAACTATACCATTtagttcaaattaccccctaatgtaatttgtctttttcatttctccatgcataggtggagttttaagttgaaaatTTACAACATAATAGTACACACCATAACACATattagaaaaataaatcatattttttatcattattttgataggttaggatatttaataataaattaattattggaGTTCAAATTTGTATGAAAACTAATGgggaaaaattataaaactttttctaaatatgCTTTGTTATGTTCACTAATACcctacaaaatttgaaattaaaattcgacttgtgtatggagaaataaaaaatataaattgtgttatggggtaaaataaactaaatgacatagtttaggagtaaattgaaccaagttatagtttaaGGGGTTATCCAgatttggctatagttgaggggagtaaattgaactttttcctATCAATAATGGATTAAGACAAGTTCTTATGGTGGATCCAATATGATGTTCGCGCAACTATTGTTACAGttagttttattttgtttatttctatTGATCTGTTAATTATGTTCTCACTAACACGTGATATACATATATTCTTTGGTTGAACTACACCATGGTGTCCATTACGTTCTTGTAGAGTTGATATAGAAATTAGTTTCAAACACGTGCCCTAACCACTAGTAATTGTAAAGTACTAGAAgatattttttctttgaaattttttctggCAGTTTGatctatgaaaaattaaattaaattagtatttggTTCCACTTTTTTGGTACTTtgtttcatatttttgtaccaCCAGATACTTTAGTCTAGGTACTTTCTACCTTGACCATTGCACTATTATGGACGGCTCTCATTTTTTCCAATTATTGTAAAAATTCTCTTCTTTGATTTGTTCATTTCCACGTGATTTTATGTAAGGGGCCATCTTGGATCCAGCCATCACAGAAGTTCCATGTAATGATGAATGATAATGCTGGTAAAATTTTAACCAGTCGACACCACGTGATCACCGGACGAGAACATGTAATTTCCTTCCTGGCAAAATCTGGAAAAAAATCCAGGATTTTCTAGGTAAATTAGGAAATCTCTTCCTTCCTGGCAAAATCTGGAAAAAAATCCAGGATTTTCTAGGTAAATTAGGAAATCTCGAAAGGAATTATATAAATTGGATTTTCAGTTGCTCATCCTGATTACATTTTGGGTTCGGCTCATGTTCACATAGGAGTGGTAATGGGCACCATGGCCCTAGTGGGCTCTTCACAGTCCAACAAAGtctttaaattatttagttcaaaattgaataagaTTAGAACCCGGTTTTTTTAGAGTTCgctcttaaattttttttagttcaaaatcatgagtcctttaccacccctatgtTCACATATTTTGTAGAACAACAAAAACGGCTCTGCATCTCGCAAATGGACACGCGACTCTGACACCAATAATTATTCACACCGTCTAAAGCTCACACACAAGTATACGACGAACGGGATAAACAAAAGGCAGAAGAAAATTGACGTCACCGCGAGCCAGAGTCTTTGGATTCGACCTCGCCATCagcagtttcaaaaaaaaaaaaaaaaaacctcgcCGTCAGCCCGTCACTATCCTGAAGCaccacatctttttttttcctttttcgttTTTTTGAGATATATGCAGCACCACATCTGGTACGGTAGGCGAATCTTGCCACGCTACTTAATCCACGGCCAATCGGCCATGCTTGATTCGCGTGGCAGGTGTTGATTCACGTCTAGTTCGTGTGCATTTCCACTACCTTATGCTTGGCAGCGGCGCTCTCTTCTTCAGCCATGTCACTATCTTCCATGCCGAACAGCCTGCCCATCTCCTCCAGCGTCCGGCCGCGAGTCTCCGGGAGGTAGTTGAAGAAGAACACCCACGCGAGCCCGGCGATGCCGGCGTACAGGAAGAAGCTGCCGCCGATGGTGATGGCCTTGGACAGGGACAGGAACGTCATGGAGATCACGCCGCTGGTGACGCGGTTGCTCGCCGCGCCGACGGCGAAGCCCAGCGCGCGCACCCGCAGCGGGAAGATCTCCGAGGTGTACACCGACGCCATGGGCCCGAGCCCGATGGAGAAGAAGGACACGTAGGCGAGGATGGACAGGATGCACAGGGCCACGGCCCACGGGATCTTGGCGCCCGGGTGCTGCCCCACGACGGTGAGGCCCGTCCCGAGGCCGACGAGCGAGACGATCATCCCGCCCGTGCTCGTCAGCAGtagcggccgccggccggcgcggtCGAGGAGGAACGTGGCCACCAGGATGAAGAGCGTCTTGGTGACGCCCACGGCGCAGGTGGTGCCCAGGAGCTTGTTGTCGTCGGTGATTCCCGCGCTCCTGAACACGCGGGGGCTGTACAGGACGACGGAGTCGATGCCGGAAGCCTGctggaagaagtggaggccGACGGCCGAGAGCAGTATGCGTCGGACGGCCGGGGTTGGGGACAGGATGAGCTCCTTCCAGACCTGCGACTCGCCGCCTCGTTCCTTGGGCACGGTGACCACGTCCCCGTCGAGGTCCTTGGggatgcccgccgccgccttgatgTCGGCGaggcgctccgccgcctcctccggcgtgTCGCAGGTCTTCTCCAGGACGGCCCTGGCGTCCGCGAGGCGGCCCTTCATGACGAGCCACCGGGGCGACTCGGGCATGCCGAACACCATGAGGGACAGCAGGGCGGACGGCACGGCGCCGATGCCGAGCATGACGCGCCAGCCGAGGTGGAGGGGAAGGCGCGCGAACGCGTAGTTGGACACGTAGCCGAGCAGGATGCCGATGTTGATGAACACCTCGGGGAACGACGTGAGGAAACcgcgggcggccgccggcgcgatctcggCGGTGAACACGGGCGCGATCATGATCGCGTAGCCCACCCCGACGCCGGCCACGAACCGTCCCGCCATGAGCATGGCGTAGTTGACGGCGAAGCCCATGAGCAGCGCGCCCACgaagaagatggcggcggcgaagaccacggtggagcggcggccgaTCCAGTCCGAcgtccggccggcggcgaaggaCCCGATGAGCGAGTAGACGTTCAGAATGCCCATCAGTATCTCCAGCTGCACGTCCGTGATCTTGAGGTCCTTCTTGATGTAGATCCCCGCTCCGCTCATCACCCCAATGTCTGCAGAATTAGAAGAGTATACAATAATTAAGCATCACCTACAAACTCACAAAAATGAAAGATCTCTCGACAAGAACTTGATCGTTTAACTTGGTTACCATACCATAGCCGAGGATGATGGAGGCCGTGGAGGCGAGGATGGCGCAGAAGGAGGCATACTTGACGTTGCTCTTCTTCCTAGGCTCGACGGCCTCTGCGAGCTTGGCGGAAGCCATCGTTAACGGTTACTCCGCCTTGGACCTCTGGTCAGAATGATGAAGAGTTGTGTGTCCTCTGTTAGCTAAATTAAAGTGGTGTATTGAAGGAGAATAGGAGATGGATATATACAGACAAGGAGGCCAGTCTCATAAAACAATGAAAAGATACGGACTAGGATCATTTGGGCCCTCTAGTCAATGGTGACGTGGCTTTTGTCCGCGACGAACAGCTCCTTCCACCATCCGTCCATCGCAGCAGTCACCGGTGGTGTGCGAGGATCTGTAGCTTGCACCTTGCAGCAGCATGCACCGGCGGCCTGCTGCAGTCTCTCTCGGTCTTCTGCTAGCTAGCAGGCCCATGAGTCCATGACTACTTGTCATGCCAGCGACCTGGATGTCGACAGGGCCTATCTCTTCGCTGGATCATTATTAATTGGAAAAAATCCTCTTTATTGCTctcaactatcgcaaaagtctgtTTCTCCTTCCTCAACTATAAAGCAAGGCATAACTGCTCCGTCATTTCTTTAAAACCGGACGCATCACCTCGTTGATtgttcttttatgtttagtttgGTTGAAtggttgaatctttgaaaaattataataaactatataaaaatataaaatgcaaAATTCAATTTTATTAGACTCCTAGATCTATGCAATGAACAAATGTTATGGTACACTTTAGTTCAAAGTTTTAATTTtagctttagatatatacttttctgtaattaattcatAGCTATAGTTTTTGTCATCCAATTATGGTGAAAATTTTAAGGTGGGATAATCATTATATGCTTGAGGactagtaaaaatttcatgcttATTGGATCATGTATGGATGAGTTATAGATTTGTCAAGATAAATCTATAAATAAACCTAGATAAAACTATAACTCTGgcatacatgatccaatgagtatgatAATTTTACTAGAGTTAAATCATGCAATGATTAGACTAGAGTATGAAAAAGTATACATCTAAAActacaacaaaaattttgtattaAAATATACTATATCATATGTtcactgcatagatctactcacgtcaagtccaacaaaatttattttccatTTCATGTTTCTTTTTgtaatttattatgattttcaaaaattcagctgaaataaatataaaagaaaaatagaaaatccactGAGAGAAACCAGTAACTATAACTTAGGTATATAttgatccaatgagcaaaaaaaatttactacAGTTCAAATAAATAATAAGGGGCAATTATGTTCTTACCCCTGTTTTGAATCTCAATTGTGATTTTACTTTTTTTCACTTTGCATTTGTACCCCTACTATTTGGAAACAAAACTTCATTCTACCCCTACTCCGTAACCAGCACTTAACGGTGTCAAAGGAGACAATTTTACCCTTACTTTTTTTAAACTTTATAAATATACCCCTGTTATTTGTCCTGTTATTTTCCTAGCAATTTTTGCCCTCATTTTCTCGATTCTTGCTTACTGCTGTTGCAACTTGTTAACTTGAATACCGTGCTGGGTCAACATGCACAACAAAGGAAACAAAGACACGAAAAGTAGTAAGTTACAGACGGAACAGCACATCAAAGCCTCTCCACGAAATCTTGCACCGGTTTTGCAGAACATAGCAGatcaaggagaagaggaggcgtCCAACTTTCATCTGGTCTGATATGTTAAGGGGGTATTACCGGTATACCAAAAAAACACAGACATTCACCTCTGAGGCTTTCAGGCATATCGTCGAATACCTTGCCTACACGACCAAGACACATCACAGGCCCGGCACAGTGAGACCCCCGCAGCATTCCAGAACCCTTAGCGTTCCTAATTGATCGGCAAACTCACTCCTCACAAGTTCCGACAAGTGGAGAAAGTGACACGCAGTCCTGAATGAACCAAATTCACACGCAGTGCCTGGCCTTTCCCTTTCAACCCTGGACTCAGCGCCGCCCGAGCCTGCCGCCCGCTCCTGCACCGCGCGCCGCTCGTGCCTGCCCCGCACCAGCCGCTCGAGCTAGCCCCACGCACTGCACGTGCCTTCCCATCACCTGCCCCTCGACCCTGCCCTGCACGCCTGGGCCTCGAGCCTGCCCCCCGAGCTTGACCGGCACCAGGCCAGTGCAGCACCTGGGGAGGGCGAGCGCGCCACCCTAGCCTACCTATAGTTGGCCATTCGGGCCTCCCGGCACGGCCCGGGCCCAACTCGGCCCGGGCCGATTAGGCCCTACACGATGGCCCGACTATCTagtcgtgccgggccgggccggcccacgtgccaAGGCACAAGCACGAGCACGGCCCGTAGGCCTGTTTCACGTGCCGGGGCAGCCCGAAGCCCTAAACGGGCCCggcgtgccgtgccggcccgcGGCACGCCAACTGTGGCaaaaccgcccaaattaatccggctcaagtgcgctaatcatcaccctaaaggtaatcccggctaacacgcacttcaaacggagtaatccggcagtgctgtcgggtaaagtcccgaagaatccatctgagcgtcgatcgaacccaaagcttacatgcaactcacacgaaggtgagtccagagagtacaacatttcacaaatatattacattatagagtcttaacttaattattacaaaccaagttcaaaatctcagaaaggtacctgaaattcaaattgaaagtagttcagagttcaactgcagcggaaatagaGCGAGTTCTAAatgacgatacaagatgtcatgatgaagcccgtacatgacatcactcggcattgtcatcaaT
This window contains:
- the LOC120692868 gene encoding putative polyol transporter 1, whose translation is MASAKLAEAVEPRKKSNVKYASFCAILASTASIILGYDIGVMSGAGIYIKKDLKITDVQLEILMGILNVYSLIGSFAAGRTSDWIGRRSTVVFAAAIFFVGALLMGFAVNYAMLMAGRFVAGVGVGYAIMIAPVFTAEIAPAAARGFLTSFPEVFINIGILLGYVSNYAFARLPLHLGWRVMLGIGAVPSALLSLMVFGMPESPRWLVMKGRLADARAVLEKTCDTPEEAAERLADIKAAAGIPKDLDGDVVTVPKERGGESQVWKELILSPTPAVRRILLSAVGLHFFQQASGIDSVVLYSPRVFRSAGITDDNKLLGTTCAVGVTKTLFILVATFLLDRAGRRPLLLTSTGGMIVSLVGLGTGLTVVGQHPGAKIPWAVALCILSILAYVSFFSIGLGPMASVYTSEIFPLRVRALGFAVGAASNRVTSGVISMTFLSLSKAITIGGSFFLYAGIAGLAWVFFFNYLPETRGRTLEEMGRLFGMEDSDMAEEESAAAKHKVVEMHTN